From Erigeron canadensis isolate Cc75 chromosome 8, C_canadensis_v1, whole genome shotgun sequence, one genomic window encodes:
- the LOC122610586 gene encoding uncharacterized protein LOC122610586: MSTRASGKPLVKATSNPDKLKKRTKPQTSQPSSSTPIYIDTTPRPRPDHILYETYYESGSTEWGYYSEKEGSTSDKTPTPPESPKPNINMAGQQNNPPDLFNTKIEDLPRTIPTSRQSAIVSPAIDTFTVKGNHLQMVKDLCFDGRNKRDPHEHLDKFEMTCNLFNYGENQANNVKMKLFPMSLAGEAHKWLKGLAPNSLTTWEAVREALIERFFPANQERELRLIIRSFRQDEDESIVEAWLRMKDLLWECPGHGVSDTEIVGIFLDGMNMESYEKMVMTCGGSTTYKTSSEIWKMFEDMAKAQVSRSPSRDRRDRRTCRVVARVDGGETSEVVNEIRALSKHMDERFSMVENNFGGLERDVNIMVGGCVHCGGPHDADECDQMVREDVNYVHNQRTGQYQPLFQRGSNYQGRHQGNSSNSSNSFSNNRGGNFQYRWQKDDNQGPPQQQQPPSPPKQDDNGEEGSPLMAMMAKFLDKQEKREEAQEKRNASMENYSKLLNDKIGGLHIKIDESNRNNHALISNLEKRLDRMGNSKRHPENFDEEFDDEVEMESPPVVTTSVPKATPIKEPEVKPYKPKLPFPQRLRKEKLQVQYNKFFDMIKMVTINVPLVDLISGMPNYAKFIKELVTDKKKLDEAKATFLNEE; the protein is encoded by the exons ATGAGCACTCGAGCTTCTGGGAAACCGTTAGTGAAGGCCACATCTAACCCTGACAAACTCAAAAAGCGCACCAAGCCACAAACATCACAACCGTCATCATCCACACCCATTTACATAGACACCACTCCTAGACCTAGACCCGACCACATACTTTACGAGACTTATTACGAGTCGGGAAGTACCGAGTGGGGTTACTATTCTGAAAAAGAAGGATCTACTTCCGATAAAACACCTACTCCACCTGAATCACCGAAACCGAACATCAACATGGCCGGACAACAAAATAATCCACCCGATCTTTTTAACACCAAAATCGAGGACCTACCTCGAACCATACCAACCTCTCGCCAATCCGCCATCGTTAGCCCCGCAATTGACACTTTCACCGTGAAAGGCAACCACTTGCAAATGGTTAAGGATTTATGTTTTGATGGGAGAAACAAGAGGGATCCTCATGAACATCTCGACAAGTTTGAGATGACTTGCAACTTGTTCAACTATGGGGAGAACCAAGCTAACAATGTCAAGATGAAGCTTTTTCCTATGTCTCTAGCGGGGGAAGCTCACAAATGGTTAAAAGGGTTGGCGCCAAATAGTTTGACTACATGGGAGGCGGTTAGAGAAGCTTTGATTGAAAGGTTCTTTCCGGCAAATCAGGAAAGAGAACTTAGGCTTATAATCCGTTCTTTTAGGCAAGATGAGGATGAGTCCATTGTTGAAGCTTGGTTGAGAATGAAAGATCTTTTGTGGGAATGCCCCGGGCATGGGGTGAGTGATACCGAGATTGTTGGTATATTCTTGGATGGAATGAACATGGAAAGTTATGAGAAGATGGTCATGACTTGTGGGGGTAGTACTACTTATAAGACTTCTAGTGAGATTTGGAAGATGTTTGAGGATATGGCTAAGGCTCAAGTTTCTAGGTCTCCTAGTAGGGATCGTAGGGATAGAAGGACATGTAGAGTAGTAGCCCGGGTTGATGGGGGAGAGACATCCGAGGTGGTTAATGAGATTAGAGCGCTCTCGAAGCACATGGATGAAAGGTTTTCCATggtggaaaacaattttggaggaTTAGAGCGTGATGTTAATATCATGGTCGGGGGGTGTGTTCATTGTGGTGGACCACATGATGCCGATGAATGTGATCAAATGGTTAGAGAAGACGTGAATTATGTGCACAACCAAAGAACCGGTCAATATCAACCGCTTTTCCAACGTGGTAGCAACTACCAAGGTCGTCACCAAGGTAACTCTTCAAACTCTTCTAATTCTTTTTCTAACAATCGTGGTGGCAACTTTCAATATAGGTGGCAAAAGGATGACAACCAAGGGCCgcctcaacaacaacaaccaccatcacctCCAAAGCAAGATGACAATGGGGAGGAAGGATCACCCCTCATGGCCATGATGGCCAAGTTCTTGGATAAGCAAGAAAAAAGGGAGGAGGCTCAAGAGAAGCGGAATGCTTCAATGGAGAACTATTCAAAGCTTTTGAATGATAAGATTGGGGGTTTGCATATAAAGATCGATGAGAGCAACCGGAACAACCATGCTTTGATATCTAATTTGGAAAAGAGGTTGGATAGGATGGGGAACTCTAAAAGGCATCCGG AAAATTTTGATGAAGAGTTCgatgatgaagttgaaatgGAGTCACCACCGGTGGTGACTACTTCGGTTCCTAAAGCTACACCAATCAAGGAACCCGAAGTCAAGCCATACAAGCCAAAGCTTCCCTTTCCTCAACGCTTGAGGAAGGAAAAGCTTCAAGTACAATACAACAAGTTCTTTGACATGATCAAAATGGTGACGATCAATGTCCCACTAGTTGACCTTATTTCGGGCATGCCTAATTATGCCAAATTCATCAAGGAGCTAGTGACGGACAAGAAGAAGCTAGATGAAGCAAAGGCAACCTTTTTGAATGAAGAATGA